The Deinococcus carri sequence TGGTGGACCTACAGAACAGGGGCCTGGTGCGCTATGAGGCTGAGGAGCGGCAGACCGGGGTCATTCGGTTGAGCGAGGAGGGCTGGCAGATGACCGGGGCGGAACTGCCCGGGCGCGACCTGCGCTTCCCGATTCTCGGAGAAATCGCCGCCGGGCAGCCGACGCTGGCCGAAGGGCAGATCGAGGCCTACGCCACTCGACTTCAGGATGTGCTGGACCTGCACGAGGGCGACTTTCTGTTGAAGGTGCGCGGCGACAGCATGACGGGCATCGGCATCTATCCCGGAGATCTGGTAGCTATCCGGCCCCAGCAGGAGGAACCTCTGAGTGGCGAGATCGTGCTGGTCACCCTCCCCAATGAGAACACCGCCACGCTGAAGCGCTGGAGCCGCAACAACGGCACGGTGACGCTGGCCAGCGAGAACCCCGCTTACGCTCCCATGACCTTCAAGGTCGAAGAGGTGTTGATCCAGGGCTGCATGGTGGGCCACATCGGTACCGGGCGTAGCCGGCGCACCGGGAACGGGGAGTAGACCATGACCGCCCAGCTCACCGCACCGCCGCGCGAGCCCCTTCGCCTGGTTCCCCCGAAGCCCAGGCCCTCCCCGGTGGTGCGTTACCCCGAGCTGGTGCCCGGGGACCGGCACATCCTTCTGGTGCTAGAGGCGAAGGGGGGCAACGCCGACCTGGGAACGCTGGCGGGAGCCCTGGATCTCCCGGAGAGCGGACTCCAGACCCGGCTTTCGGCTCTTGCGGCCGCGGGAATGGTGCAGCTGCTGCCCGGGCGCTGCGCGCTGCCCGACGAGCTGCGGACCCGGGTGCAGCGCGACCTGAACTCGGCGGTCGGGGCGCGGGTGGTGCTGAGAAGCGACAACACAGTGCGTTGCCCGGCCCCGCATGCCGGGGAGCGGGTGCTGCGCTCACTCTGCCGCGAGGTCTTTGCGCCCCACGTGGTCCGGCCCCGGGTGCCTCTGCGCCAGGTGCTGGATGTGCAGGTCATGAATGCTCTGCTTGACGAGGCGGACCGGACATTTCTGGCCAACGCCAGCGTTCACGTGGACCTGGTCGTCGAACATGTCGAGACCGAGCAGCCGTTGCTGGTTCTGGAACTGGATGGCCCCCAGCATGAATGCAGTCCGCAGCTGGAGCGTGACGTGCGGAAGGACCGGATTCTGAGGGTGGCCGGGCTGCCGCTGCTGCGGCTGTGGACGTGCGAGGCACAGCCGCCCAGTGAAGGCATGTTGCGCGCCCTGCTGGGGTGGCGGCTGCAGGGGGCCCTGCGCGACCCCAACTTTCGCGAGGCCTGCCCTATGGCGCTGCGCGTGGCACTGGAAGGCGATGCCGGAAGACACCCCACGCCTGACGTTCAGCCCGAGCAGGAAGCGCTGCGCGCCCTGCTGGGCGATGAGCTGCTGACCGCCCTGCTCGGGGGGTGGGAGGCCTGTTCGCCAGCCGGCCTAGCCCGTCAGGCGACGCTGCTGCGGATTGTGACGAACCTGCGCGTGACCCACAGCGATGACGGGATCCGCCAGTGGTTCGAGCGGGCCCGCTACACCCTTCGCGGCGAGTCCCCCCGCGACATCCTGCAGGGTGACTGGAACCCCGGGGATCCGCGGGTCCGCCTGGTCTGCCGTCTGGCCGCAGCGGGCGGCAGCTTTTTCGCGACCTGAACTCCGGGAGGAAGAGATGCGGCCTGACACTGCACCACCTGAACCACCTGACGTTCCATCAGGCGAATGGACGGTCTACACACTGTCGTTGAACCACTTCGCCACCGGCGAGGGTGTGCTGGTGCAGGTGCTGGTGACCTCTGCCCGGAGCGAGGACGAGGCGCTCGAGCTGTTCTGGCACAGCTTCTACCGTGGAGAGAAGCAGCCCCAGACGTTCTGGCCGACGGTTCGGCAGGGTGTGGCCCGTGAGCCGTTGCGGCACTGGTGCACAGCGGCGTCTCTAGACGGGCTCGAAGCGCTGGCACTGACCAGTGAGAATCTGAACTTCAGCCTGAGCTGTTCGTACAACCTGGAATGAGCCGCGCCATGAAGACCTACACCCTCTCGCTGCGCCACGCGCCGACCGAAGAGGGCGCGCTCCTGCAGGTGCTGATTTTGGAAGCCGCGAGTGTACACGAGGCGCTGGAGGTCTTCGTGCACACCTTCTACCGCCACGACCCCATCGCCTGGCTGTTCCATGCAGGTGCCCTGACCATCCGCGAGGGAGTGGCCCTCGGCCTGCTGCGGCGTTACTTTAGCTCCGACCAGATCGAGCGGGTCGTGGAGTACGTCGGGGGTGGGCACCGGGTGTCGTTCTCACAGTACGACTGAGGCGCGCTCCGCTGGCGCGCGTGCGCCGGAAGGACATGACCGTGAAGAACATTCCGCCGGAGCCGACCATTGCGGTGCAGTGCCTGGCGGTGGAACCAGCGTCGCCTGAACTGCGAGTGCTGGCCGAGGTGAACGAGGACGGCTATCGGCAGCGCATCGTGGGTCGGGCAAGCGACCTGCCGACGACGCTGGCGTAGCTGGAAGAGCGCGGTGCTGGGCGCGGCGTCTGAAGAAAAAGACGCGAAGCGGGGCGGCTGAGATATCCCGAGCTGCCCAGCTCTTTTGCCGGAGTGAGGCTCGAGTACGTTCCTTCCCAAATTGAGCAACGCCGCCCGAGGGTGCCCGTTATTCTGGTTGCGATGCCCACCCTCGATTGGATCGGCAAAAAAGCCGTCCTGAACCACCACAATGAAATTCCCTACCGAACGCTGCGCTGTGATCCCGCTCTGAGCATCGGCGATGCCGCCAGTGGCAACCTCCTGGTTCACGCCGACAACCTCCAGGCGCTGCGTGCCCTGCTGCCCTATTACGGTGGTGAGGTTCAGCTCATCTACATAGACCCGCCCTACAACACGGGCGAGGAGAAATGGATCTACAACGATGCCGTCAACAGCCCGGAAGTGGCTGCTTGGCTTGGCAAGGTGGTGGGCAACGAAGCCCAGGACCTCAGTCGACACGACAAGTGGCTGTGCTTCATGTACCCACGTCTGCAACTGCTGAAGCGATTTTTGAAGCCTGAGGGTGTCTTGTTCGTGTCCATTGACGACAATGAATCGGCTCACCTTAGACTGCTCCTCGACGAGATCTTTGGAGCACGGAATTTTGTTGCCGATTTCATCTGGCGCAAGGTAGACAGCCCAAATACGAACGACGTCTCAATCGCGCCCGACCATGAACATGTCTTCTGCTATGCGCGGGACATTACAAGAGTGAAGTTCAAGCGCAAGCAAGACGCCTCCATTGCGGACGCTTACAGCCTCATTGATGAGGAGGGCCGTCGGTGCCGTGATCGTCTCCTGAAGAAGAATGGCAGCAACAGTCTGCGCAAGGACCGACCAACGATGTTCTTCCCCATTCCTGGGCCAGACGGAGTTGACGTCTACCCCGTTCATGATGATGGTCGCGAAGCCAGGTGGGCGAAAGCCAAAGCCACGGTGGACCAGCTGATCAACCGCGGCGAACTCATCTGGAAGCAGCGACCCGACGGGAACGGTGGGCTCAAATGGGTCCCTTACGCCAGAGAGTATGCCCCGCCCAGTCCGGAACGCCCCCACCCGACGATCTGGGCGGACTTAACCACCATGCGCCAGGCCAAAGCTCACCAGACCAAGCTATATGAAGGCCTGGGCGTTAACGCGTTTGACACTCCCAAGCCAGAAGAACTGCTCGCCCGCATCATAGACATGACCACGAAGCCTGGCGATTTTGTGCTGGATGCATTCGCCGGTTCCGGGACGACGGGCGCGACGGCGCAGAAGCTCGAACGACGCTGGATCATGCTCGAGGAGACCCGGTCAGTGATGGATCACATCCTTCCCCGGCTGCGCAAAGTGACGTCTGGCGAGGACGAGGCCGGGGTCACCGAGGCTTGCAACTGGGAAGGGGGCGCTGGTCTGCGCTTCTGCACCCTTGGCGAACAACTGTTCGACGAGTTCGGCAACATCAGCGAGGCCATGACGTTCCTCGACGTCGCCCGCCACGTCTACTTCACAGAGACGGGCACGCCGCTTCCAGCCGACGCTGGCATGGAGGCCCCCTTTGTCGGTACCCACGAGGACACCGACTACTACCTCTTCCTGGGCGAAGAACTTCGCCGCGAGCACCTCGCCGGGCTGCGAAAAAGCGGGCGCAAGCGGGTTCTCTACGCCGAGGGCAAGCACATCGATGACCTGCTGCTGGGTCAGCACCGGGCCACCTTCAAGCAGGTTCCCTACTCCGTGAGGCAGGCATGACCATCGAGCTCAAGACCTATCAGCAGGAGGCTCTGGACGCCTTCTCCATGTTCCTCAGCCTCACGCGCTCGGGAGGCAGCCCGGCGGACGCCTTTCACCAGACCCGCGCGCACTTCAAGGCGCCAGCCCTGACCTACGTCGAGGCCCCGGGACTGCCTGGCGTCCCTTACGGCTGCATCCGCATTCCCACCGGGGGCGGCAAGACGCTGGTCGCCGCGCGGGCGGTGGGGATCGCGGCCTCCGAGTACCTGCAGCTCGACCACACGACAGTGGTCTGGCTGGCCCCCACCGACCAGATCGTCTCCCAGACCCTGAGGGCGCTCCGCAACCGTCAGCACCCCTACCGCCAGGCCCTCGAGGCGGCGGTGGGCGGACGCCCGGTGGAGGTGTTGGACCTCGCCGAGGCGCTCTCGGTGACCAAGGCGACGCTCGATTCGGCGACCACCGTGATCGTCAGCACCCTGGCAGCCCTGCGGGTGGACAATGAGGGCACCCGCAAGGTCTACGAGAGCGCCGGCGCCCTGATGCACCACTTCGGAGGCCTGCCCCGCGAGCAGCAGCAGGAACTGCAGCGCGCGGACGGGACGGTGGCCTACTCATTGACCAACGTCCTGCGGCTGCACCGGCCCTTCGTCATCGTCGACGAGGCGCACAACGCGGGCACCAAGCTGTCCTTCAAGACGCTCGAGCGCTTCCGCCCGTCGTGCATTCTGGAGCTCACGGCCACGCCCAGCCTCAAGCATGACCCGCAGAAGGAGGAGTACGGCAGCAACGTCTTCTACACGGTCAGCGCCTTTCAGCTCAAGGCCGAGGGCATGATCAAGCTGCCGGTGCGCTTGCAGACCCACCCCTCCTGGCAGACCATCGTCGGGCGGGCCCTGAAGTTGCGTGACCGCCTCGAGCAGGACGCGGCGCGCGAGCGCGGCCTCACCAGCGAGCAGATCCGCCCGATCATCCTCTATCAGGCCCAGGCCAACGATGCCCAACAGGCCACCCTGACCCCGGAATTTCTGCGGCATGAGCTGGTGAACCGCTTCGGCGTTCCCGAGGAGCAGATCAAGGTCGCGACTGGCAACGTCAAGGAGCTCGACGGCATTGACCTGATGGACCCCGGCAGTCCGGTGCGCCACGTCATCACGGTGCAGGCGCTGCGCGAAGGCTGGGACTGCCCCTTTGCCTACGTGCTGTGCTCGGTGGCCGAGCTGCGCAGCAAGACCGCCGTGGAGCAGTTCGTGGGCCGAGTGCTGCGTCTTCCTAAGGCGCAGCCCAAGCAGGTGCGCAGCCTCAACCTCGCCTACGTGCTGGTGACCTCCGACAACTTCGCCAAGACGCTGCGCCAGCTTAGCGATGGCCTAGTGCAGGGAGGCTTCTCGAAATACGAGGGCAAGCGGGCCATGGAGGCCGGCGGCCTCTTTGACGAGCCCGCGATAGAGCCAGGGGCACCCGGGCAGACACCTAGCCTGGGGCCGATCTTCGTGCCCAATCTGGAGGAGCTTGATGGCGACCCCAGCGTGGTGCTCACCGGCGGGCTTGACCCAGCAAAGCTCACCGGCGCCCTGGCCCAGAAGGTGGACTACGACCCGGCAACGCGGCGCGTCACCATCCGCGCAAAGACGCTCAATGAAGCGGAGACCGAGCAACTCCAGGCGGCCGCGGCGGACACCGACGACCAAGCGGTCCTCGAGAGCGTGCACCGCTTCCTGGAGGCGCCGCCCAGCGAGCGCGGCGTACCCTTCCGGGTGCCCTGGTTGACCGTGCGCCTCCAGGGCGAGGCGCAACCGGTGCTGTTCGACGATAGCGTGCTGATCGACCGCGGCTGGAAGCTCACGGACCATCCGGCGGAGTTGACCGAGCAGGAGTACACCCTGACCCCTCGCCCGGTGGCCAGCGGCATCATCGACGTCACCGAGAAGGGCAAGGTGGAGGAACACCGCGACGATGGGGTCGACACCCTGCAGGAGTTGCGGCTGCAGTTCGACCACACCACGGTGGCAAGCGAGGTGGATCTGGTGGTGTGGCTCGACCAGAGCTTTCGGCATGAGGACGTGACTTCGACGGCGAGCACGCTCTGGCTGCGGCGCCTGGTGCGCTTCCTAACGGAAGTGCGCGGGGCAAAGCTTGAAGACCTGGCCTACGACCGCTTCCGGCTGCGTGACGCCGTGAAGGCCAAGGTGGACGGTTACCGCAAGGTGGCGAAAAAGCTCAACCACCAGGCGCTGCTGTTCGAACGCCCAGAGGACGTCCTAGTCGGCGCGGACGCGGTCTTCTCTTATGGGGTGCAGTACCCGGCTTCACGGCTCTACGAGGGCCCGCACCAGTTCAGCCGACACTACTACGGCCTGCCCGGTGACTTGGAACCTGGCAAGGAAGAAGAGGCCGTCGCCATCGCGCTGGACGGCATGCCCGAGGTGAGGCACTGGGTGCGCAACATCGCCCGGCAGCCCCGGCATTCCTTCTGGTTCCAGACCTCGACCGACAAGGCCTACCCAGACTTCGTGGTCGAGCTGAACGACGGCCGCGTGATCGCCCTCGAGTACAAGGGTGATCACCTCAGGGGCAACCCGGACACAGTCGAGAAGGAGGACATCGGCAAGCTCTGGGAGGCCCGGGGCGGGGGGCAGGTGAAGTTCCTGATGCTCTTCAAGGAGGCCCTGCCCAGGCTGCGCGAACTGCTGCTGGCGTAAGACCCCCCCCGCCTGCCGCCACCAGAGCCTCTTGACCACTTCCCCGACGTCGCTCTGGTATTCATCGAATCTACGGGATTCTGGTGCAGCCGAAAATTCGCCCAGCGCAGAACGTGATCCTTGGTATTATCCAAGGGCAGAAGTCAACTCCGCCTCTGGCGCGAAAGGACGTGGGCCATGGCCAATGTGCAGAAGCAGTTCGACGAGTTCCACGGCAAGATCAAGCTCGAGCGGTTCGACGAGAACAAGGCCCTCCGGGACGAGCGCGACGCGGTGCTGAAAGCCCTTCGCGAGGGCCTGAAGAAGGTGTTCGAGGACAAGGAGGAGGACACCCCGACCTTCTGGACCTTCAACCAGGGCAGCTACGCGATGAACACCGGCGTCAAGCCGCTCGCTGGGGGTGAGTACGACATCGACGTCGGGGTAGTCCTGAACGTGGCGATGGACGGGCGTGACGCCGTCGACGTGAAGAAGTGGGTCCGCGACGCCTTGGCGAACTACGAGCAGGGTGCCGAGATCCGCCGCTCCTGCGTCACCGTCTTCAAGCCGGGCTACCACGTCGACCTCGCCGTCTACGCCGACCCCGAGCTCAGCGCCAACCGCAAGCTGAACCTGGCCAAGGGCAAGGAGAACTCCGGGGAGGACCACCGCTTCTGGCAGGTCAGCGACCCCCAGGGCTTTCAGGACCTGATCGCCACCAAGCTCGATGGCGACGACGCCCGGCAGTTCCGCCGCTGCATCCGCTACCTCAAGCGCTGGCGCGACGAGCGCTTCAGCTCGGACGGCAGCGCCGCCCCCATCGGGATCGGCCTGACGGCGGCCGCATACCACTGGTTCGAGGTGAGCAAGCGCACCGACGCCGTCAGCCTCAAGGTCACCTACGACGACCGAGAGGCGCTGGAGAAGTTCGTGCAGCGGCTGCTGGACAACTTCAGCCTGGTCTGGGACGCTGAGGACCAGCGCTTCTACTCGCGCCTGAAGGTGAACTTGCCGGTCGAGCCCTACGGCGACCTGTTCAGCAAGATGACGGGACTGCAGATGGAAGCCTTCAAGGCCAAGCTCGAGACTCTGCTGGGCGCCCTGCAGACCGCACGCAGCAAGCTCGAGGTCCACGACGCGTGCGCCGAGCTGGCCAAGCACTTCGGGGCCGACTTCCCGGTGCCCGACAAGGAGAAGAGCTCCACCCCCACGGGCCGGGCTGTCGCGGGTTCGGGCTCCTCGGGCTGCGCGGTGGGGCCCCAGGTTGAACAGGACTGAGCTTGAGGCGCTCCTGCTCGAGTTCGCGCGGCAGGCGGGCTTGGAGGGGGCCCGCCTGCTGCGCGGCTCGGAGCAGCACGCCCCGTGGATGCGGGGGCGTGGGCTCGTGAGCGGGATCGCCGGAACCACGCGGGTGGCGGGGCGGGAGGTCGCCCTGCGGGTGGGCGTGCCCCACACCTTCCCCTTGGAACTGCCGGTGGTCCGCCTAGACGGGGCCAAGAAGTTCCCCCACACCCCGCACGTCGAGGAGGACGGCGCCGTGTGCTACGTCATCCCCCAGGGCCTGGTGATCGACCGCCACGACCCCCTGGGCGTGCTGCACTACGCGCTCGGGCGCGCCGTGGAGACGCTGCGGCGCGGGTGGGAGGAGGACGCCGACGACGAGTTCATGGACGAGTTCGGGGCCTACTGGCGCAACACCCGGCCGCAGCACGTCGTCGACTCGTTCCTGAGCGTGGACGACCGGGTGAGGCTGGTCCGCCTCAAGATGGCGCCCCACGCGCGGCAGGCGCCCCGGGCACGGCACGCTTCCACGCCCGCCACCACCTGGGCCCAGACCCAGGAGGTCCGGGAGCGGGACCGGCGGCGCAACGCGCGGGCACGGCGGCTGATCGAGGTGGACCGGCCCGCGCCCAGAAGCCTAGGCTGGGTATTCGACGATGTGGAGGATCCGCGGGCCTTCCACCAGCGCGAGCAGCAGCAGGGCTGGCGGCACGCCCTATACATCCCGCTGCCCCGGGAGGCGCGGGTCCGCCCTCCCCGGCCAGGGGAACGCTGGAGTGCCCAGGAGGTCCGCGAGATCGTGCGGGGGAAGCTGCACCCGCAGGAGTTGGAGGGGCTTGATCGCCTGGCCGCGAGGTGCGGCGACGAGCTACTGGTGATTCTCGCGCTGCCGCGACCCCGGGGGGGGACCACACTGGTGGGACTGCGTTACTTCGGGTTGAAGGGCCGCCATCCCCTGGCCGCGCCTGGCCCTGAGGACGGGCCCTGGGCGGAGCCGGAGCCGGTCATGGTG is a genomic window containing:
- the lexA gene encoding transcriptional repressor LexA, giving the protein MMTDEPRPRLTRRQREILQEIGRLERLGEPITTKRIGEALGLKRQNLRVYLVDLQNRGLVRYEAEERQTGVIRLSEEGWQMTGAELPGRDLRFPILGEIAAGQPTLAEGQIEAYATRLQDVLDLHEGDFLLKVRGDSMTGIGIYPGDLVAIRPQQEEPLSGEIVLVTLPNENTATLKRWSRNNGTVTLASENPAYAPMTFKVEEVLIQGCMVGHIGTGRSRRTGNGE
- a CDS encoding DUF2726 domain-containing protein, encoding MTAQLTAPPREPLRLVPPKPRPSPVVRYPELVPGDRHILLVLEAKGGNADLGTLAGALDLPESGLQTRLSALAAAGMVQLLPGRCALPDELRTRVQRDLNSAVGARVVLRSDNTVRCPAPHAGERVLRSLCREVFAPHVVRPRVPLRQVLDVQVMNALLDEADRTFLANASVHVDLVVEHVETEQPLLVLELDGPQHECSPQLERDVRKDRILRVAGLPLLRLWTCEAQPPSEGMLRALLGWRLQGALRDPNFREACPMALRVALEGDAGRHPTPDVQPEQEALRALLGDELLTALLGGWEACSPAGLARQATLLRIVTNLRVTHSDDGIRQWFERARYTLRGESPRDILQGDWNPGDPRVRLVCRLAAAGGSFFAT
- a CDS encoding site-specific DNA-methyltransferase — encoded protein: MPTLDWIGKKAVLNHHNEIPYRTLRCDPALSIGDAASGNLLVHADNLQALRALLPYYGGEVQLIYIDPPYNTGEEKWIYNDAVNSPEVAAWLGKVVGNEAQDLSRHDKWLCFMYPRLQLLKRFLKPEGVLFVSIDDNESAHLRLLLDEIFGARNFVADFIWRKVDSPNTNDVSIAPDHEHVFCYARDITRVKFKRKQDASIADAYSLIDEEGRRCRDRLLKKNGSNSLRKDRPTMFFPIPGPDGVDVYPVHDDGREARWAKAKATVDQLINRGELIWKQRPDGNGGLKWVPYAREYAPPSPERPHPTIWADLTTMRQAKAHQTKLYEGLGVNAFDTPKPEELLARIIDMTTKPGDFVLDAFAGSGTTGATAQKLERRWIMLEETRSVMDHILPRLRKVTSGEDEAGVTEACNWEGGAGLRFCTLGEQLFDEFGNISEAMTFLDVARHVYFTETGTPLPADAGMEAPFVGTHEDTDYYLFLGEELRREHLAGLRKSGRKRVLYAEGKHIDDLLLGQHRATFKQVPYSVRQA
- a CDS encoding DEAD/DEAH box helicase, with protein sequence MTIELKTYQQEALDAFSMFLSLTRSGGSPADAFHQTRAHFKAPALTYVEAPGLPGVPYGCIRIPTGGGKTLVAARAVGIAASEYLQLDHTTVVWLAPTDQIVSQTLRALRNRQHPYRQALEAAVGGRPVEVLDLAEALSVTKATLDSATTVIVSTLAALRVDNEGTRKVYESAGALMHHFGGLPREQQQELQRADGTVAYSLTNVLRLHRPFVIVDEAHNAGTKLSFKTLERFRPSCILELTATPSLKHDPQKEEYGSNVFYTVSAFQLKAEGMIKLPVRLQTHPSWQTIVGRALKLRDRLEQDAARERGLTSEQIRPIILYQAQANDAQQATLTPEFLRHELVNRFGVPEEQIKVATGNVKELDGIDLMDPGSPVRHVITVQALREGWDCPFAYVLCSVAELRSKTAVEQFVGRVLRLPKAQPKQVRSLNLAYVLVTSDNFAKTLRQLSDGLVQGGFSKYEGKRAMEAGGLFDEPAIEPGAPGQTPSLGPIFVPNLEELDGDPSVVLTGGLDPAKLTGALAQKVDYDPATRRVTIRAKTLNEAETEQLQAAAADTDDQAVLESVHRFLEAPPSERGVPFRVPWLTVRLQGEAQPVLFDDSVLIDRGWKLTDHPAELTEQEYTLTPRPVASGIIDVTEKGKVEEHRDDGVDTLQELRLQFDHTTVASEVDLVVWLDQSFRHEDVTSTASTLWLRRLVRFLTEVRGAKLEDLAYDRFRLRDAVKAKVDGYRKVAKKLNHQALLFERPEDVLVGADAVFSYGVQYPASRLYEGPHQFSRHYYGLPGDLEPGKEEEAVAIALDGMPEVRHWVRNIARQPRHSFWFQTSTDKAYPDFVVELNDGRVIALEYKGDHLRGNPDTVEKEDIGKLWEARGGGQVKFLMLFKEALPRLRELLLA
- a CDS encoding cyclic GMP-AMP synthase DncV-like nucleotidyltransferase → MANVQKQFDEFHGKIKLERFDENKALRDERDAVLKALREGLKKVFEDKEEDTPTFWTFNQGSYAMNTGVKPLAGGEYDIDVGVVLNVAMDGRDAVDVKKWVRDALANYEQGAEIRRSCVTVFKPGYHVDLAVYADPELSANRKLNLAKGKENSGEDHRFWQVSDPQGFQDLIATKLDGDDARQFRRCIRYLKRWRDERFSSDGSAAPIGIGLTAAAYHWFEVSKRTDAVSLKVTYDDREALEKFVQRLLDNFSLVWDAEDQRFYSRLKVNLPVEPYGDLFSKMTGLQMEAFKAKLETLLGALQTARSKLEVHDACAELAKHFGADFPVPDKEKSSTPTGRAVAGSGSSGCAVGPQVEQD
- a CDS encoding ThiF family adenylyltransferase; the encoded protein is MSGIAGTTRVAGREVALRVGVPHTFPLELPVVRLDGAKKFPHTPHVEEDGAVCYVIPQGLVIDRHDPLGVLHYALGRAVETLRRGWEEDADDEFMDEFGAYWRNTRPQHVVDSFLSVDDRVRLVRLKMAPHARQAPRARHASTPATTWAQTQEVRERDRRRNARARRLIEVDRPAPRSLGWVFDDVEDPRAFHQREQQQGWRHALYIPLPREARVRPPRPGERWSAQEVREIVRGKLHPQELEGLDRLAARCGDELLVILALPRPRGGTTLVGLRYFGLKGRHPLAAPGPEDGPWAEPEPVMVQRLDRALVTARGGARPDLGGKCVLLVGCGSVGGHLATMLATAGVGHLTLVDPDRLAWENVFRHVLGKKALGRRKVEALAAELRDRVPYLRVRGVPHTIAQALREGELELGDFDLIVSATGEPTVDLDLNARIQGQGGPPAVFAWLEPFGIGGHAALSTGGQGCFECLYTPPEEDAAEGPFNRAALYAQAQPRDFNLDEVGCGSFYAPFSDLDARQTAELATRLAISALEGREGQSVLRSWKGDSTDFQAAGYVLSARHGLSSDALRAGVDYASPGCRTCRAGRAA